In Xanthomonas sacchari, a genomic segment contains:
- a CDS encoding OmpW/AlkL family protein → MPPRLFRRLAVAALASIALPAAAQSAGHFTTSYGLHDMVPGGSNGTLRGSDQHFDADTAPAVSFSYEYFFRGNLGVEIQGLVGQQKIGVDRGGDIGSAWMLSPTISLQYHFNGNGDISPFVGAGLNYTAFLGNDGKGAFSSSDVKFKDSVGPALHAGVDFAVGERSAIRVDARWTGMRSDVEVDGSKLGKAKLDPVSYGVAYLMYF, encoded by the coding sequence ATGCCGCCACGCCTGTTCCGTCGCCTTGCCGTCGCCGCCCTCGCCAGCATCGCCCTGCCCGCCGCGGCGCAGTCGGCCGGCCACTTCACCACCAGCTACGGCCTGCACGACATGGTGCCGGGCGGCTCCAACGGCACGCTGCGCGGCAGCGACCAGCACTTCGACGCCGACACCGCGCCGGCCGTGTCGTTCAGCTACGAATACTTCTTCCGCGGCAACCTCGGCGTGGAGATCCAGGGCCTGGTCGGCCAGCAGAAGATCGGCGTGGACCGCGGCGGCGACATCGGCAGCGCCTGGATGCTGTCGCCCACGATCTCGCTGCAGTACCACTTCAACGGCAACGGCGACATCTCCCCGTTCGTCGGCGCCGGCCTGAACTACACCGCCTTCCTCGGCAACGACGGCAAGGGTGCGTTTTCGTCCAGTGACGTGAAGTTCAAGGACAGCGTCGGCCCGGCGCTGCATGCCGGCGTGGACTTCGCCGTCGGCGAGCGCAGCGCGATCCGCGTGGACGCGCGCTGGACCGGGATGCGCAGCGACGTGGAGGTGGACGGCAGCAAGCTCGGCAAGGCCAAACTCGATCCGGTCAGCTATGGCGTCGCCTACCTGATGTATTTCTGA
- a CDS encoding S1/P1 nuclease, translating into MKTSSLVCAALAAALAAAPSAAFAWGPLGHRLVADLAATQLTPQARAQVQTLLQGEPEPTLAGVANWADQLREHDPDLGKRSARWHYVNLAENDCHYEQTRDCPDGNCVVEALRRQAAILADRSQPQAARAQALKFVVHFAGDVQQPLHAGYARDKGANTVQIQFEGKGTNLHSLWDSGLLRSRGLDEQAYLAELEKQPLPPPSPAGSALPPPAAAWAEASCRIMMRPGFYPPSAKLPADYVTTWRPVAEAQLRQAGADLAATLNAALGK; encoded by the coding sequence ATGAAAACCTCTTCCCTCGTTTGCGCCGCGCTCGCCGCGGCCCTCGCCGCCGCGCCGTCCGCCGCCTTCGCCTGGGGCCCGCTGGGCCACCGCCTGGTCGCCGATCTCGCCGCCACCCAGCTCACCCCGCAAGCCCGCGCGCAGGTCCAGACCCTGCTGCAGGGCGAGCCCGAACCGACCCTGGCCGGCGTCGCCAACTGGGCCGACCAGCTCCGCGAACACGATCCCGACCTGGGCAAGCGCAGCGCGCGCTGGCACTACGTCAACCTGGCCGAAAACGACTGCCACTACGAACAGACCCGCGACTGCCCGGACGGCAACTGCGTGGTGGAGGCGTTGCGTCGCCAGGCCGCGATCCTCGCCGACCGCAGCCAGCCGCAGGCCGCGCGCGCGCAGGCGCTGAAGTTCGTGGTGCATTTCGCCGGCGACGTGCAGCAACCGCTGCATGCCGGCTATGCCCGCGACAAGGGCGCCAACACCGTGCAGATCCAGTTCGAGGGCAAGGGCACCAATCTGCACTCACTGTGGGACAGCGGCCTGCTGCGCAGCCGCGGGCTGGACGAGCAGGCCTACCTGGCCGAGCTGGAAAAGCAGCCGCTACCGCCGCCATCGCCGGCCGGCAGCGCGCTGCCGCCGCCGGCGGCCGCGTGGGCCGAGGCCTCCTGCAGGATCATGATGCGCCCGGGCTTCTATCCGCCTAGCGCCAAGCTGCCGGCCGATTACGTGACGACCTGGCGGCCGGTGGCCGAGGCGCAATTGCGCCAGGCCGGTGCCGACCTGGCGGCGACCTTGAACGCAGCGCTGGGCAAGTAA
- a CDS encoding OmpW/AlkL family protein, translated as MRTTSSLLLSGLAAALTLCALPALAQSQGDWTLGLGAHQVNPKSDNGTLAGGTLPLRIDSDIRPTVTFEYFVHQDLGVEVLAALPFEHDISVKGVGKVGSTKHLPPVVSLQYHFNSAGKLSPFVGAGLNYTTFFSEKTSGALAGSKLRLKDSWGLAAHAGVDIALTDRSALRVDMRWIDIDSKVKVNGSDLGTAHIDPLVYGLAYVMKF; from the coding sequence ATGCGTACCACCTCCTCCCTCCTGCTCAGCGGCCTGGCCGCCGCCCTGACCCTGTGCGCCCTGCCGGCGCTGGCGCAGTCGCAAGGCGACTGGACCCTCGGCCTCGGCGCCCACCAGGTCAACCCGAAGTCCGACAACGGCACGCTGGCCGGCGGCACCCTACCGCTGCGCATCGACAGCGACATCCGGCCGACGGTGACCTTCGAGTACTTCGTGCACCAGGACCTGGGCGTAGAAGTGCTGGCCGCGCTGCCGTTCGAGCACGACATCAGCGTCAAGGGCGTGGGCAAGGTCGGCAGCACCAAGCACCTGCCGCCGGTGGTGTCGCTGCAATACCACTTCAACAGCGCCGGCAAGCTCTCGCCGTTCGTCGGCGCCGGCCTCAACTACACCACGTTCTTCAGCGAGAAGACCAGCGGCGCGCTGGCCGGCAGCAAGCTCAGGCTGAAGGACTCCTGGGGCCTGGCCGCGCACGCCGGCGTGGACATCGCGCTCACCGACAGGTCGGCGCTGCGCGTGGACATGCGCTGGATCGACATCGACAGCAAGGTCAAGGTCAACGGCAGCGACCTGGGTACAGCGCACATCGACCCGCTGGTGTACGGCCTGGCCTACGTGATGAAGTTCTGA